One Helicobacter sp. MIT 05-5293 DNA window includes the following coding sequences:
- a CDS encoding helix-turn-helix domain-containing protein encodes MIANKNEIKGFYLTHDMSPKDTAAHFNISYRTLMHWIKTEKWERGGAIKNIHITQQAVFKDNANKVIDIAQAKIKNEIRANLGELSLDKLVENNLLETSTDEVLLKAMNLNYIQKNIALSAIIAKDSMLRMLNYQREQGDIKNEPTLILCAEKTARLFMDMQQTIYGKNTHSEEKNTNDLASLSIAELKSIIEQ; translated from the coding sequence ATGATTGCAAATAAGAATGAAATCAAAGGATTTTACCTCACGCACGATATGAGCCCCAAAGACACCGCGGCGCATTTTAATATCTCTTATCGGACGCTTATGCACTGGATAAAGACCGAAAAATGGGAGCGGGGAGGGGCGATAAAAAATATCCATATCACGCAACAAGCGGTTTTTAAGGATAATGCAAATAAGGTGATTGACATCGCCCAAGCAAAGATAAAAAATGAAATCAGGGCGAATTTGGGGGAGCTAAGCCTTGATAAACTTGTAGAAAATAACCTCCTAGAGACAAGCACCGATGAAGTGCTGCTCAAGGCAATGAATCTCAACTATATCCAAAAAAACATCGCCTTAAGCGCGATCATCGCTAAGGATAGTATGCTAAGAATGCTCAATTACCAAAGGGAGCAGGGCGATATTAAAAATGAGCCGACATTGATTTTGTGTGCGGAAAAGACCGCGCGGCTTTTTATGGATATGCAGCAGACGATTTATGGTAAAAATACGCACAGCGAGGAGAAAAACACCAACGATTTGGCGAGTTTGAGTATTGCCGAGCTAAAATCCATCATAGAGCAATAA